A region of Paenimyroides aestuarii DNA encodes the following proteins:
- a CDS encoding ABC transporter permease — MGVLSLIIKREFISKVRNKSFIIMTFVSPLIFVAVAALIGYLSSMKTEVKHIGIHDESGMFVNEFKNSESYKYHDVSKIDPKILKDSVSQANYEGVLFIPKKEDLKAYENAIEYVSEESPSFGFIANIESKLSEKLMRKNLTNKGVDTVLLDQSKIDVTMHLTKASGEETIKGLNEMKVIIGSVFGYLIMMFIIIYGNMVMRSVIEEKTSRIIEIIISSIKPIQLMMGKIIGTTLAGILQFVIWAIVGGILLIIANFVFGLHTSTPTTEVAMEASKLADIQVYFTELLKLPLISMLIYFLIYFIGGYFLYSSLYAAIGAAVDNETDTQQFMFPVIMPLMLGVYIGFFTVMNEPHGTVATIFSMIPLTSPIVMLMRIPFGVPFWQIALSIALLFATFIAIVWVASKIYRVGILMYGKKPTWKELVKWLKY; from the coding sequence ATGGGCGTTTTATCTTTAATTATCAAAAGAGAATTTATTTCCAAAGTGCGAAATAAATCATTTATTATAATGACCTTCGTAAGTCCACTTATTTTTGTAGCAGTTGCTGCATTAATTGGCTATTTAAGTTCCATGAAAACCGAGGTGAAACATATTGGAATTCACGATGAAAGCGGAATGTTTGTAAACGAATTTAAAAATTCCGAAAGCTATAAATACCACGATGTTTCCAAAATTGATCCAAAAATATTAAAAGACAGCGTTTCGCAGGCAAATTACGAAGGTGTTTTGTTTATTCCCAAAAAAGAAGATTTAAAAGCGTATGAAAACGCCATTGAATATGTTTCAGAAGAAAGCCCCAGTTTTGGATTTATCGCAAATATCGAATCAAAGCTTTCAGAAAAACTAATGCGGAAAAACTTAACCAATAAAGGCGTTGATACCGTTTTGCTTGATCAATCAAAAATCGATGTAACCATGCATCTTACCAAAGCATCGGGCGAAGAAACGATTAAAGGTTTAAACGAAATGAAAGTAATTATTGGATCTGTATTTGGATATTTAATTATGATGTTCATTATTATTTATGGAAATATGGTCATGCGCAGTGTGATTGAAGAAAAAACAAGTCGCATCATCGAAATTATCATTTCATCCATCAAACCCATCCAACTAATGATGGGGAAAATCATCGGAACCACTTTGGCCGGAATTTTACAGTTTGTAATTTGGGCAATTGTTGGCGGTATTTTATTAATAATTGCAAACTTTGTATTTGGTTTACACACTTCTACTCCAACCACAGAAGTGGCTATGGAAGCATCGAAATTAGCCGATATTCAAGTATATTTTACCGAACTTTTAAAATTGCCATTAATAAGTATGCTGATTTATTTCCTAATATATTTCATTGGCGGCTACTTTTTGTACAGCTCTTTGTATGCAGCAATCGGCGCAGCAGTTGATAACGAAACCGATACACAGCAGTTTATGTTTCCAGTGATTATGCCGTTAATGTTGGGCGTTTACATTGGCTTTTTCACAGTAATGAACGAGCCCCACGGCACGGTAGCCACTATTTTCTCCATGATTCCGCTCACATCGCCCATCGTAATGCTTATGCGCATTCCGTTTGGTGTACCTTTTTGGCAAATTGCACTTTCAATTGCACTATTATTTGCTACCTTTATAGCTATTGTTTGGGTGGCGTCGAAAATTTATCGTGTAGGAATTTTAATGTACGGCAAAAAACCCACATGGAAAGAACTTGTAAAATGGCTTAAATATTAA
- a CDS encoding ABC transporter ATP-binding protein produces MNHILQVNNVVKKYGDKTALNNVSLAIPKGSVFGLLGPNGAGKTSLIRIINQITFPDGGEILLDGEKLSSHHVKNIGYMPEERGLYKSMKVGEQALYLAQLKGISKDEAKKQLKYWFEKLEIGDWWNKKIQELSKGMAQKIQFVVTVLHQPKLLIFDEPFSGFDPVNANIIKDEILELKQKGSTIIFSTHRMESVEEMCDEIALIHKSNKLLDGSVVDIKKEYRSNTYDLGINALNPNQLKDFLRAKYQVEETFFKSLDNDLKLSVKLHDRSANELLNDVLPFGQITHFSEKIPSINDIFIQTVTNN; encoded by the coding sequence ATGAATCATATTTTACAGGTAAATAATGTTGTTAAAAAGTACGGCGATAAAACCGCTTTAAACAACGTTTCATTAGCCATTCCTAAGGGTAGTGTTTTCGGATTGTTGGGTCCAAACGGTGCCGGAAAAACTTCATTAATACGCATTATCAATCAAATTACGTTTCCGGATGGTGGCGAAATTTTGCTCGACGGCGAAAAATTAAGTTCTCACCATGTAAAAAATATTGGTTATATGCCCGAAGAACGCGGTTTGTATAAAAGTATGAAAGTGGGCGAGCAGGCTTTGTATTTGGCGCAATTAAAAGGAATTTCTAAAGACGAAGCCAAAAAGCAATTAAAATATTGGTTTGAAAAATTAGAAATTGGAGACTGGTGGAACAAAAAAATTCAAGAACTTTCAAAAGGAATGGCACAGAAAATTCAGTTTGTGGTAACTGTATTGCATCAACCTAAATTATTGATTTTTGATGAACCATTCTCTGGATTTGACCCTGTAAACGCTAATATTATTAAAGACGAAATTCTTGAATTAAAACAAAAAGGCAGCACCATTATTTTTTCCACACACCGCATGGAAAGCGTTGAGGAAATGTGCGATGAAATAGCCTTGATTCATAAATCTAATAAATTGTTAGATGGTTCGGTGGTCGATATTAAAAAAGAGTATCGTTCCAACACCTACGATTTAGGAATAAATGCTTTAAATCCCAATCAATTAAAAGATTTTCTAAGAGCTAAATATCAAGTAGAAGAAACTTTCTTTAAATCATTAGACAACGATTTAAAATTATCTGTAAAACTTCATGATCGATCAGCAAACGAGTTGTTAAATGATGTGCTGCCATTTGGTCAAATCACTCATTTTTCTGAAAAAATACCGAGTATCAACGACATTTTTATTCAAACTGTAACCAATAACTAA
- the dnaJ gene encoding molecular chaperone DnaJ produces MKKDYYEILGIDKSADASAIKKAYRKKAIEFHPDKNPGDKEAEENFKLAAEAYEVLSDPDKKARYDQYGHAAFEGAGGFGGGGFNNMEDIFSQFGDIFGSGFGGFGGFGGFGGGGQRRVKGSNLRIKVKLTLEDIANGVEKKVKVKRKVQADGVSYKTCGTCNGSGQVMRVQNTILGRMQTSSPCPTCQGSGQTIDKKPQGADADGMVTAEETVSIKIPAGVSDGIQLKVSGKGNDAPGANSIPGDLIVAIEEVEHEFLKREGENIHYDLYLNIADAVLGGSKEVDTVNGKVRIKIEEGIQSGKILRLKGKGLPSLNGYGNGDFLIHINVWTPKKLTKEQREFFEKMKEDENFVPHPQKGDKSFFEKVKEMFS; encoded by the coding sequence ATGAAGAAAGATTATTACGAAATATTAGGTATTGATAAAAGTGCCGATGCAAGCGCTATTAAAAAAGCATACCGCAAAAAAGCGATAGAGTTTCACCCCGACAAAAACCCGGGCGACAAAGAAGCCGAAGAAAATTTTAAACTAGCTGCAGAAGCCTACGAAGTTTTAAGCGACCCTGATAAAAAAGCACGCTACGATCAATACGGTCATGCTGCTTTTGAAGGTGCTGGCGGTTTTGGCGGCGGCGGTTTTAATAATATGGAAGATATTTTTAGTCAATTTGGCGATATCTTCGGTAGCGGTTTCGGTGGCTTTGGCGGATTTGGTGGCTTTGGCGGTGGCGGTCAGCGCCGTGTAAAAGGTTCTAATTTGCGCATAAAAGTTAAACTTACTTTAGAAGATATTGCAAACGGTGTAGAGAAAAAAGTAAAAGTAAAACGCAAAGTACAAGCCGATGGCGTTTCGTATAAAACCTGTGGAACTTGTAATGGTTCTGGTCAGGTGATGCGCGTGCAAAATACCATTTTAGGACGTATGCAAACTTCTTCACCTTGTCCTACTTGTCAAGGTTCAGGACAAACAATTGATAAAAAACCGCAAGGCGCTGATGCAGACGGAATGGTAACTGCAGAAGAAACCGTATCAATTAAAATACCTGCGGGTGTTTCAGATGGTATTCAGTTAAAAGTTTCGGGCAAAGGAAACGATGCTCCGGGGGCCAATAGCATTCCCGGCGATTTAATTGTTGCTATTGAAGAAGTGGAACATGAATTTTTAAAGCGCGAAGGCGAAAACATACATTATGATTTATACCTAAACATTGCCGATGCAGTTTTAGGTGGATCTAAAGAGGTTGATACCGTAAATGGAAAAGTACGTATAAAGATTGAAGAAGGTATTCAGTCGGGAAAAATTTTGCGTTTAAAGGGCAAGGGTTTACCAAGTTTAAACGGTTATGGAAATGGTGATTTCTTAATACATATCAATGTTTGGACGCCTAAGAAATTAACAAAAGAACAAAGAGAATTCTTTGAAAAAATGAAAGAAGACGAAAATTTTGTGCCACATCCTCAAAAAGGAGATAAAAGTTTTTTTGAAAAAGTAAAAGAAATGTTTTCGTAA
- a CDS encoding nucleotide exchange factor GrpE codes for MENEELKENIQQNAAQEIANEPADTTEQLSETEQLQEQLVAEKDKFLRLFAEFENFRKRTARERIELFATASEDVMKGILPVLDDFDRAISQMEKLGESEHLTGFNLIATKLRDNLSAKGLSLVEINPGDAFDADSAEAVTQIPAGDDLKGKVVDVIEKGYKLGEKIIRFPKVVIGQ; via the coding sequence ATGGAAAACGAAGAATTGAAAGAAAACATACAGCAAAATGCTGCACAAGAAATAGCAAATGAACCAGCAGATACAACCGAGCAATTGTCTGAAACAGAACAGTTACAAGAGCAGTTGGTTGCCGAAAAAGACAAGTTTCTAAGACTTTTTGCAGAATTTGAAAATTTTAGAAAGCGAACTGCACGCGAACGTATTGAATTGTTTGCAACAGCAAGCGAAGATGTTATGAAAGGAATTTTACCTGTTTTAGACGATTTCGACAGAGCCATTTCACAGATGGAAAAACTGGGCGAAAGCGAACATTTGACAGGTTTTAATTTAATAGCAACAAAGTTGCGTGACAATTTGTCGGCAAAAGGATTAAGTTTGGTAGAAATAAATCCAGGCGATGCTTTTGATGCAGACAGCGCAGAAGCAGTAACACAAATCCCAGCTGGTGACGATTTAAAAGGAAAAGTGGTCGATGTGATTGAAAAAGGATATAAATTAGGAGAGAAAATCATCCGCTTTCCAAAAGTTGTTATAGGTCAATAA
- a CDS encoding YceI family protein, with translation MKKNVFALVALAALSLTACKKENTTVETDAVETTTTAADAVAYNANVAESKIDWVGSKLSGDQHTGTIALKEGSVLVANNAVTGGKFTIDMNSITVTDLTDAEKKAGLEGHLKGATAENADHFFNVSKYPTAVFEITKVAEENGKQMVEGNLTIKETTHGIKFPAAITVTEGDVTIASDEFEIDRTKWAVNYSSGSVFKDLGDKVINDNIKLKINVKATK, from the coding sequence ATGAAAAAAAATGTATTTGCATTAGTTGCTTTGGCAGCTTTATCATTAACGGCTTGTAAAAAAGAAAACACAACTGTTGAAACAGATGCAGTTGAAACTACTACAACAGCAGCAGATGCTGTAGCATATAACGCAAATGTTGCGGAATCTAAAATTGACTGGGTAGGAAGCAAATTATCGGGTGATCAACACACTGGAACAATTGCTTTGAAAGAAGGTTCTGTGTTAGTTGCAAACAACGCTGTAACTGGTGGTAAATTCACTATTGATATGAATTCTATCACTGTTACCGATTTAACTGATGCTGAAAAGAAAGCTGGTTTAGAAGGTCACTTAAAAGGTGCTACTGCTGAAAACGCTGACCACTTCTTTAATGTTTCTAAATACCCAACGGCAGTTTTTGAAATTACAAAAGTTGCTGAAGAAAACGGTAAACAAATGGTGGAAGGTAACTTAACTATTAAAGAAACTACTCACGGAATTAAATTCCCTGCTGCTATTACTGTGACGGAAGGTGATGTTACAATTGCATCAGACGAATTTGAAATTGACAGAACAAAATGGGCTGTTAATTACAGTTCTGGATCGGTTTTTAAAGATTTAGGCGATAAAGTAATTAACGATAACATTAAATTGAAAATTAATGTTAAAGCAACAAAATAA
- a CDS encoding pyridoxal phosphate-dependent aminotransferase, with amino-acid sequence MSVNALSDRINNLSVSQTLAMAAKARELTALGKDIISLSLGEPDFNTPDFIKEAAKTAIDENWSTYPPVDGYLELKQAIIKKFQRDNGLTYQPANIVVSTGAKQSLYNIAQAMINEGDEVILPAPYWVSYYEIIKMAGGIPVVVPTSVATDFKITAAQLQEAITPKTKMMWFSSPCNPSGSVYSKEELTGLVEVLKNHEQIYVVSDEIYEHINFSGTYCSIGSIPGMFDRTITVNGVAKAFAMTGWRIGYIGAPEFIAKACTKLQGQVTSGANSIAQRATIAALEADPSEIKYMVDAFHKRRDLVMKLVNDIPGLKVNEPEGAFYVFPDVSYFFGKTLNGTLIKDADDLALYLLEYANVATVTGAAFGNPNCIRLSYATSEEILTEAFKRIKEVLKEQ; translated from the coding sequence ATGAGTGTAAACGCGTTATCAGATCGAATAAACAATTTATCGGTTTCACAAACCTTGGCAATGGCTGCAAAAGCTCGTGAATTAACTGCATTGGGCAAAGACATTATCAGTTTAAGTTTGGGCGAACCCGATTTTAATACTCCAGACTTTATTAAAGAAGCAGCCAAAACGGCTATCGATGAAAATTGGAGCACTTATCCACCAGTTGACGGATATTTGGAATTAAAACAAGCCATTATAAAAAAGTTTCAACGCGATAACGGATTAACCTATCAACCTGCAAATATTGTGGTTTCAACAGGTGCCAAACAATCGTTGTATAATATCGCCCAAGCAATGATTAACGAGGGCGATGAGGTGATTTTACCAGCGCCTTATTGGGTTAGTTATTATGAAATCATCAAAATGGCAGGTGGTATTCCTGTGGTTGTTCCCACTTCTGTAGCTACCGATTTCAAAATCACAGCTGCCCAGTTGCAAGAAGCAATTACTCCAAAAACCAAAATGATGTGGTTTAGTTCGCCTTGTAATCCATCGGGATCGGTTTATAGTAAAGAAGAGCTTACCGGTTTGGTAGAAGTGTTAAAAAACCATGAACAAATATATGTAGTTTCTGATGAAATTTATGAACACATTAATTTTTCAGGAACCTATTGCAGTATTGGGTCTATCCCGGGTATGTTTGATCGAACAATCACCGTAAACGGCGTTGCAAAAGCTTTTGCCATGACGGGCTGGCGAATTGGATACATTGGCGCACCAGAGTTTATTGCCAAAGCTTGTACCAAATTGCAAGGGCAAGTAACCAGCGGCGCAAACTCTATTGCACAGCGGGCAACTATTGCAGCATTAGAAGCAGATCCTTCCGAAATAAAATATATGGTAGATGCTTTTCACAAACGCCGCGATTTGGTAATGAAATTGGTAAACGATATTCCCGGATTAAAAGTAAACGAGCCAGAAGGAGCTTTTTATGTGTTCCCTGATGTTTCGTATTTCTTTGGAAAAACATTAAATGGCACATTGATTAAAGATGCTGATGATTTGGCTTTGTATTTATTAGAATATGCAAACGTGGCAACTGTTACCGGTGCAGCATTCGGAAATCCAAACTGTATTCGCTTGTCATATGCCACCAGCGAAGAGATTTTAACAGAAGCATTTAAACGCATAAAAGAGGTTTTAAAAGAGCAATAA
- a CDS encoding T9SS type A sorting domain-containing protein: protein MRKTITLLFLCVSLCGFSQETINAMFYNLFKFPNSLPQNRQLILKDILDEYQPDLFMVCELATENAADLILNTSLQNQTDPFARALFTPDLSDPADPLQTMVFYNTRKLTLVSQQKLPTVYRDINQYSFKINVASNNPIYLEVFVAHLKSSTGTANQQTRLQMVQAVTQQLQNLTQPDTFVLFAGDFNFYRATEPGYQEILNPANAIQLIDPINAPGTWQNNAAFSYLHTQSTRVSNAGFGGGANAGASGGLDDRFDFIMMSENFNTSTRLAYVTDTYKAFGNNGNCFDKSVNDTDCSGIFSQNLRNNLYNMSDHLPVVMQFQLNESLSRSTQVLKPTIWFESANVHDKEIVLGIDSSKAMVPTKLYVYNAVGQMVETVAVNNQSSIVINIEHWAAGIYFVKTNAHASTLKFIKK from the coding sequence ATGAGAAAAACAATTACACTTCTTTTTTTATGTGTTTCGTTGTGCGGGTTTTCGCAAGAAACAATCAACGCAATGTTCTACAATTTGTTTAAATTTCCTAATTCGTTGCCGCAAAACCGTCAACTTATTTTAAAGGATATTTTAGATGAATACCAACCCGATTTATTCATGGTGTGTGAATTGGCAACCGAAAATGCCGCCGATTTAATTTTAAACACATCGCTGCAAAACCAAACCGATCCTTTCGCACGCGCATTGTTTACCCCCGATTTATCTGACCCGGCAGACCCGCTGCAAACAATGGTTTTTTACAATACCCGAAAACTTACTTTGGTATCACAGCAAAAACTTCCAACGGTTTATCGCGACATCAACCAATATTCTTTTAAAATAAATGTAGCCAGTAATAATCCTATTTATTTAGAAGTTTTTGTGGCACATTTAAAATCAAGTACCGGCACTGCCAACCAACAAACCCGTCTGCAAATGGTGCAAGCAGTTACTCAGCAGTTACAAAATTTAACCCAACCCGATACTTTTGTACTTTTTGCGGGCGATTTTAATTTTTACAGAGCCACTGAGCCGGGCTATCAAGAAATTTTAAACCCTGCGAATGCCATACAATTGATCGATCCAATAAATGCACCCGGAACTTGGCAAAACAATGCTGCCTTTAGTTATTTACACACTCAAAGCACAAGAGTATCAAATGCAGGTTTTGGTGGTGGTGCAAACGCGGGCGCATCGGGCGGTTTAGATGATCGCTTTGATTTCATTATGATGAGCGAAAATTTTAACACCAGCACCCGTTTAGCTTATGTTACAGACACTTACAAAGCTTTTGGAAACAATGGAAACTGTTTTGATAAAAGCGTAAACGATACCGATTGCTCTGGAATTTTTTCGCAAAATCTCCGCAATAATCTTTATAATATGAGTGATCATTTACCGGTTGTGATGCAATTTCAGCTCAACGAAAGCTTGTCGCGAAGTACTCAGGTTTTAAAACCAACTATTTGGTTTGAATCTGCGAATGTGCATGATAAAGAAATAGTTTTGGGAATAGATTCTTCTAAAGCGATGGTGCCAACAAAATTGTATGTGTACAATGCAGTAGGGCAGATGGTTGAAACCGTGGCAGTAAACAATCAATCATCTATTGTGATCAATATCGAACATTGGGCAGCTGGCATTTATTTTGTTAAAACCAATGCCCATGCATCCACCTTAAAATTCATTAAAAAATAG
- the rsmG gene encoding 16S rRNA (guanine(527)-N(7))-methyltransferase RsmG, translating into MEEILAQFPHLSEVQINQLEQLNDLYQDWNAKINVISRKDIDELYTKHVLHSLGIAKIMEFKPNADVMDVGTGGGFPAIPLAILFPETNFYAIDVIAKKIRVVNEVATALQLKNLKAEQKRAELVTDKFDFIVSRAVTNMPDFVTWVKGKTKKQSVHDLENGILYLKGGDLSEELKDFPKATLYNLSDFFTDEFFETKKVVHLPLKFKS; encoded by the coding sequence ATGGAAGAAATTTTAGCACAATTTCCTCATTTAAGCGAGGTACAAATCAATCAATTGGAACAGTTAAATGATTTATACCAAGATTGGAATGCAAAAATCAACGTAATTTCTAGAAAGGATATTGATGAATTGTACACCAAACACGTTTTACATTCATTGGGAATTGCAAAAATTATGGAATTTAAACCAAATGCCGATGTGATGGATGTGGGTACAGGTGGTGGTTTTCCTGCGATTCCTTTGGCTATTTTATTTCCGGAAACCAACTTTTATGCTATTGACGTGATTGCAAAGAAAATAAGAGTGGTAAACGAAGTGGCAACTGCTTTGCAATTAAAAAATTTAAAAGCCGAGCAAAAAAGAGCCGAATTGGTTACGGATAAATTCGATTTTATTGTAAGCCGAGCGGTTACCAATATGCCCGATTTTGTAACATGGGTAAAAGGAAAAACCAAAAAACAATCGGTTCACGATTTAGAAAACGGAATTTTGTATTTAAAAGGCGGCGATTTGTCGGAAGAATTAAAAGATTTCCCAAAAGCAACCTTATATAATTTAAGCGATTTTTTTACCGATGAATTTTTTGAAACCAAAAAAGTGGTGCATTTACCGTTGAAGTTTAAGAGTTAA
- a CDS encoding TIGR01777 family oxidoreductase gives MKILVTGATGFIGSALCQFLLENKHSVHYLTTSEDKINNTIPNYTGFVWNPSKNQIDLDCLKDVDAIVNLAGHTINCAWTEENKKKILDSRINCSNKLFNALKDNQHQVKSIVNASAIGIYQSSETMVYDESSIDFGTDFLADVCKQWEAANARFETLGIQTAITRFGLILSKDNGVLRELARVVSLGMGANLGNGKQWMSWVHYQEVVQIIYKLLMQQQAGLFNVVAPNAVRQEQFLTLLAAELDKPLWLPNIPEFVIKFGLGKRSALVLSSQHVQPKNLQENNYIFSYPHLSGALKDLYK, from the coding sequence ATGAAGATTTTAGTTACGGGTGCCACCGGATTTATTGGAAGTGCATTGTGCCAATTCCTTTTAGAAAATAAGCATTCAGTGCATTATTTAACCACTTCTGAAGATAAAATAAACAACACTATTCCCAATTACACTGGTTTTGTTTGGAATCCTTCCAAAAACCAAATCGATTTGGATTGTTTAAAAGATGTAGATGCCATTGTAAACCTGGCGGGACATACGATAAATTGTGCATGGACAGAAGAAAACAAAAAAAAGATTCTTGACAGTAGAATCAATTGTTCTAACAAACTTTTTAACGCATTGAAAGATAATCAACATCAAGTAAAATCTATTGTAAACGCATCGGCAATTGGTATTTATCAATCCAGTGAAACAATGGTTTATGATGAAAGTTCCATCGATTTTGGTACCGATTTTTTGGCCGATGTATGCAAACAATGGGAAGCTGCAAATGCACGATTTGAAACCCTAGGAATACAAACAGCCATTACGCGTTTTGGTTTAATTCTATCAAAAGACAATGGGGTGTTGCGCGAATTGGCACGAGTGGTGTCATTGGGAATGGGCGCCAATTTAGGCAACGGCAAACAATGGATGAGCTGGGTACATTATCAAGAAGTAGTGCAAATTATTTACAAATTATTAATGCAGCAACAAGCTGGACTTTTCAATGTTGTAGCACCCAACGCGGTTCGGCAAGAACAATTTTTAACACTTTTAGCAGCCGAACTAGATAAACCCTTGTGGTTGCCAAACATTCCCGAGTTTGTCATTAAATTTGGTTTAGGCAAACGCTCTGCTTTGGTTTTAAGCAGCCAACATGTACAGCCCAAAAACCTGCAAGAAAACAACTATATATTTTCGTATCCTCATTTATCAGGTGCTCTGAAAGATTTGTATAAATGA
- a CDS encoding DUF4442 domain-containing protein, protein MDFNTKNLNLYLLKNLPSAYICGVRVYALTDAYCTVRVKHKWFNQNPFRSMYFAVQNMGAELTTGVLVMKAIKESNKKVSMLVLNQKSQFTKKATGVITFKCEEGLQIAEKVNEALQSKEGISFWVRSEGFDEKGDKVGIYDFEWTLKAK, encoded by the coding sequence ATGGATTTCAACACCAAAAACTTAAATCTTTATTTATTAAAAAATCTACCCTCGGCATATATATGTGGGGTGCGAGTTTATGCACTTACCGATGCATATTGCACCGTGCGGGTAAAACACAAATGGTTCAATCAAAACCCTTTTCGATCCATGTATTTTGCTGTTCAAAACATGGGAGCTGAACTCACAACGGGCGTTTTAGTAATGAAAGCCATTAAGGAAAGCAACAAAAAAGTATCGATGTTGGTGCTCAATCAAAAATCGCAATTCACTAAAAAAGCCACAGGTGTGATAACCTTTAAATGCGAAGAAGGGCTGCAAATTGCCGAAAAAGTGAATGAAGCATTGCAAAGCAAAGAAGGCATCTCGTTTTGGGTACGTTCGGAAGGATTCGACGAAAAAGGAGATAAAGTAGGAATTTATGATTTTGAATGGACATTAAAAGCAAAATAG
- a CDS encoding PadR family transcriptional regulator gives MNIENTKAQMRKGILEFCILSVLKDKDCYTSEILEILKDAKLLVVEGTVYPLLTRLKNDQLLSYRWEESTSGPPRKYYRLTEQGNDFLKELSITWKELSDAVHIITNSNSHE, from the coding sequence ATGAATATTGAAAACACAAAAGCGCAAATGCGTAAAGGAATTCTAGAGTTTTGTATTCTATCGGTATTGAAAGACAAAGACTGCTACACGTCTGAGATTTTAGAAATACTGAAAGATGCCAAATTGCTAGTAGTAGAGGGAACCGTTTACCCTTTGCTTACTCGTTTAAAAAACGATCAATTATTAAGTTATCGGTGGGAAGAATCTACATCGGGTCCGCCTAGAAAATATTACCGATTAACCGAGCAGGGCAACGACTTTTTAAAAGAATTGTCTATAACCTGGAAAGAATTAAGCGATGCCGTTCACATTATAACAAACTCAAACAGCCATGAATAA